CTACCGTGGTGCGTTCGCCAACAATTTCTACTGCTTGCAGCAGCTCGGCATCAGGAGCCAGAGCAGATGCGCCAAGATTTGTATTTTCGGTATACGACTTTGCCGGTATTACAGTTGATTTGAATGATATGAAATCTATTTGTATGCTGTAGTCCCGGGAGCTACTTCAAAATCATAGTTACCCTGGGCATCGGTAAGCCCGCCGCCTGCAACGGTACCCGCCGTAGATAATGCACTTACTGTAGCAAATTCAAGCGGCTGGTTAGAACCCTGCTCAGTTACCTTTCCTGTAATTTTAATTTTATTTCCCTGTGCAAATGCAGTTGTTGAAACGAATAGAATAAGTAATAAGGCGTTTAAAATGTTTTTCATGAAAGTATTTGTAGTATGTAATGATGTGTTAGACGCAAAAGTTGGATTTTAGTTTAACTCGATAATCTTAAATGTTTGTTAAAATATTTCTTTAGCTTTCTCAGCAGGTCGGGCAATAACAGCTTTGTCTCCATTTACAATAATTG
The nucleotide sequence above comes from Flavobacterium sp. J372. Encoded proteins:
- a CDS encoding carboxypeptidase regulatory-like domain-containing protein, with the translated sequence MKNILNALLLILFVSTTAFAQGNKIKITGKVTEQGSNQPLEFATVSALSTAGTVAGGGLTDAQGNYDFEVAPGTTAYK